Proteins from one Halococcus hamelinensis 100A6 genomic window:
- a CDS encoding tyrosine-type recombinase/integrase → MSDAERMLDALKRQLRGDPQELKDHEKSRNVSESDREALLKFDRRMQLLDSKYSDYRREKLLRHCTRIAENVRPGVLTDSLESRKAAEDIVLWIKSEYDNENTKHDYRTALRIFGKRVTEKGVNGESDRAPASIDWVDSGTSSSHNPVPDPADMLEWETDVKPMIKATQNARDAALIAVAFDAGARSGELKDLTVGNVSDHEHGLQIRVDGKRGQRSVPLIPSVPYLQQWLHGRGGSAHPAPDNPDAPLWSKLSSSEPLTYRRFNDVFKDAAERAGVVKTVTPTNFRKSNATFLAREGMNQAYIEDRQGRVRGSDATAHYVARFGGESDSEYAKVHGVKVEEDDTEPFGPIDCPRCEKETPRDEPKCVWCGQVLDYDAIPELEAQERKLRDAVYRLAGENPEMLDDVRRARDLMTVFEDNPDLFEDAQGFVEALSDE, encoded by the coding sequence ATGAGTGATGCAGAGAGAATGCTTGACGCGCTCAAGCGCCAACTTCGGGGGGATCCCCAAGAGCTGAAAGACCACGAAAAGTCGCGTAATGTGAGTGAAAGCGACCGTGAAGCACTGCTTAAGTTCGATCGAAGGATGCAACTCTTGGATTCTAAATATAGCGACTATCGCCGAGAGAAGTTGTTGCGACACTGTACTCGCATCGCCGAAAACGTGAGACCAGGAGTGCTCACTGATTCGCTCGAAAGCCGCAAAGCGGCCGAAGATATCGTGTTGTGGATCAAGAGCGAATACGACAATGAGAACACGAAACACGATTACCGGACTGCGCTCCGAATCTTCGGAAAGCGCGTTACCGAGAAGGGAGTCAATGGCGAGTCCGATCGAGCTCCGGCGTCTATTGATTGGGTTGATTCTGGCACGAGCAGTAGCCACAATCCGGTTCCCGATCCGGCCGATATGCTCGAGTGGGAAACTGACGTGAAGCCCATGATAAAGGCGACGCAGAACGCTCGTGACGCGGCTCTCATCGCTGTTGCATTCGACGCTGGAGCACGAAGTGGTGAGCTCAAAGACCTCACTGTCGGGAACGTGAGCGACCATGAGCATGGGTTGCAAATCAGAGTCGATGGAAAGCGTGGACAGCGGTCTGTCCCACTCATTCCTAGTGTCCCATATCTTCAACAGTGGCTGCACGGTCGCGGTGGCAGTGCACACCCTGCTCCCGATAACCCAGATGCGCCTTTGTGGTCGAAGTTGAGTAGCTCGGAGCCGCTCACCTACAGACGATTCAACGACGTCTTCAAAGACGCTGCAGAGCGAGCAGGTGTCGTGAAAACTGTCACGCCAACGAATTTTCGGAAATCGAATGCCACGTTCCTTGCTCGGGAAGGTATGAACCAAGCGTATATTGAAGACCGACAGGGACGGGTACGTGGAAGCGACGCGACGGCCCACTATGTTGCTCGCTTTGGCGGCGAGAGCGATTCGGAGTACGCAAAGGTTCACGGTGTCAAAGTCGAAGAAGACGACACCGAACCGTTCGGTCCAATTGACTGTCCCCGGTGTGAGAAAGAGACGCCCCGCGACGAGCCGAAATGTGTGTGGTGTGGGCAAGTACTTGACTACGACGCCATACCAGAACTCGAAGCACAGGAGCGCAAACTCCGGGACGCTGTATATCGACTCGCAGGTGAAAACCCAGAAATGTTGGATGATGTGCGTCGCGCCCGTGACCTCATGACTGTCTTCGAGGACAACCCGGACCTGTTCGAGGATGCACAGGGCTTTGTGGAGGCGCTGTCTGACGAATAG
- a CDS encoding DNA cytosine methyltransferase translates to MDSGLSAIDLFCGTGGLTEGLRWAGYDVRWAIDYDKSAVEAHRENHGDFAIRADIRETNPAEDGPDIEPGDLDLIAGGPPCPSFSTIGRSKLGSLKDRSVDEDERNVLYLDFLRYVRHFQPKAFVMENVPGMLTDTVTIESDTLQESLPTETGQEIEQSPVGEEVSVAEVILEEMEELDYTVDCFLVDAADFGVPQHRERLFFIGRRTGKSLPELTRWFTHRKPTDREKGQRMQVRPELKGSHDKSQETFRVGSSSILPSFEPDREYRHPYLTVADAIMDLPPISPAGEMPPNQATEYTLPPVSPYQEWARNVTDGEDWENQSLRNHNARWHNHFDLSIYKLLGSGVGWNIGQVSTRLQPYRNDVFPDKYKKANPTKPASTILAHIQKDGHMFIHPTEARSLSPREAARLQSFKDTYWFPESRTNAYRLIGNAVPPRLAEAVGVAVRRTILSDRHVDD, encoded by the coding sequence ATGGATTCGGGACTATCTGCGATCGATCTCTTTTGTGGCACTGGAGGGCTTACTGAAGGGCTCCGATGGGCCGGCTACGACGTACGCTGGGCGATCGACTATGATAAGTCTGCGGTTGAAGCCCACCGTGAGAACCACGGTGATTTCGCTATTCGGGCGGATATCCGTGAGACCAATCCCGCCGAAGATGGGCCCGACATTGAGCCAGGTGACCTTGACCTCATTGCAGGGGGTCCACCCTGTCCATCGTTCTCTACGATCGGTCGTTCAAAACTCGGCTCTCTCAAGGATCGCTCCGTCGACGAGGACGAACGAAACGTTCTATATCTTGATTTCCTCCGGTATGTCAGGCATTTCCAACCAAAGGCGTTCGTTATGGAAAACGTACCTGGGATGCTGACTGACACAGTCACTATCGAGTCAGACACACTCCAAGAGTCTCTCCCGACCGAGACAGGACAGGAGATCGAGCAATCCCCGGTTGGTGAGGAAGTTTCTGTCGCAGAGGTTATCCTCGAGGAGATGGAGGAGCTTGACTATACTGTAGACTGTTTCCTTGTTGATGCAGCGGATTTCGGCGTTCCACAGCATCGAGAGCGGCTCTTCTTTATTGGCCGGCGAACAGGAAAGTCACTGCCAGAGCTCACTCGGTGGTTCACCCACCGAAAGCCAACCGATCGAGAGAAAGGCCAGCGAATGCAGGTTCGTCCCGAGCTGAAGGGCAGCCATGACAAATCTCAAGAGACATTCAGAGTAGGTTCATCGTCTATCCTTCCCTCCTTTGAGCCCGACCGGGAATACAGACATCCATACCTCACCGTGGCAGACGCGATTATGGACTTGCCGCCGATTTCTCCCGCCGGGGAGATGCCACCGAACCAAGCGACCGAGTATACGCTTCCTCCTGTCTCTCCATATCAGGAATGGGCTCGGAACGTCACAGATGGTGAGGACTGGGAGAACCAGTCACTCCGTAACCACAACGCACGCTGGCACAATCACTTCGACCTCTCAATATACAAATTGCTTGGCAGTGGTGTCGGGTGGAACATCGGCCAAGTAAGTACTAGACTCCAACCATACCGCAATGACGTATTTCCTGATAAGTACAAGAAGGCAAATCCCACGAAGCCAGCGTCAACGATCCTCGCACACATTCAGAAGGATGGACACATGTTCATCCACCCAACGGAGGCACGGTCACTCTCTCCTCGAGAAGCGGCTCGTCTACAATCGTTCAAAGATACATACTGGTTCCCGGAGAGCCGGACAAACGCGTACCGTCTGATTGGAAATGCTGTGCCACCTCGACTCGCGGAAGCAGTCGGTGTTGCAGTTCGAAGGACAATTCTCTCGGATAGACACGTCGATGACTGA
- a CDS encoding DEAD/DEAH box helicase has product MSDCACGFEVEDRVSFAGGEGELVKATHRPSGSCLLHILTDDDNSKKLPAAVVELIDSSDTLLEKGEFDDPKRFYLRARAAELDLAHRQDRFVALENNRIDIAPHQVKAAHEILTSYDHRYLIGDEVGLGKTIEAAIVIEELAARGQADRVLIVAPAPLTTQWQEELREKFGTNYVVYDRDYVEAKRDAYPAENVWSHEDRIITSIDFAKQEDMRSALKNVQENWDIALFDESHHLTARREGKRGIDKTDRYRVGEAVSETSDGMLFLTGTPHNGKRDQFYFMISLLDPYRFRDERDVDREGLRDLMIRRLKDEMYEADGSPMFPEKNIQTLPVGFSGEERKLYDDITEYITEHYNLASREENDAAGFAMVLYQKRLVSSIYAIQQSLRNRMESIKAGGADPNDLSPVTKSLLNEYREDPEMLTEAQREHVEEELGGAAASSDPEKIEEELSIVRDLYNQAKAIQVDSKADRLREYVNGILEEDPDEKILIFTEYTDTLEYLKGRVFGDRDIAEVYGDLSQSQRQQQFKKFEGSANVMLATDAAREGLNLQFAHIMVNYDLPWNPTRIDQRIGRLHRYGQENTVEIRNLFFKDTRESIILEQLLEKIDEIEDTLGMSSDVLGLVLEDIDLEEQIMSALATGQSPNAVIDDLEAIVEDQEEAVRRVDEELLIRDKFDLSKEDREILDIVEESATDTVSDEDIEYLVKTVCQEFGGGFENIRPGPAEDGDNVFDLVVPTQVTNGDVASRYDGATFDRENALVDETLEFITLGHPVVRAMMAYCLDTDAVGGQTAVLTGGKELRTPGLLCHYRIGYLSGTGETVTEELVQVYVTTDGTTRTENIHITGGLPPSAIGGRSSIGTVTAQAEQLVSKADDIAWELIDDLAQEARADRERESRIRREHAKNYFEYRMEDLEERIGQFEKRDHAGEDMSAVLAKHRSELAELREEKNAEMARLDGEEQVVPDEPDLVNMAVVVNAFKN; this is encoded by the coding sequence GTGTCCGATTGCGCATGCGGCTTCGAGGTTGAGGATAGAGTGAGCTTCGCGGGCGGAGAAGGTGAACTCGTAAAAGCCACCCACCGACCATCTGGGAGTTGCCTGCTTCATATCCTAACCGACGACGACAACTCCAAGAAGCTCCCTGCTGCAGTTGTTGAGCTAATAGATAGCAGCGACACACTGCTCGAGAAGGGTGAGTTCGACGACCCGAAACGTTTCTATCTCCGTGCTCGGGCCGCCGAATTGGATCTCGCCCATCGGCAGGACCGATTCGTCGCATTAGAGAACAACCGCATCGATATCGCCCCCCACCAGGTAAAGGCTGCTCACGAAATCCTTACCTCCTACGACCACCGCTACCTCATTGGCGACGAGGTGGGTCTCGGGAAGACGATCGAGGCAGCAATAGTTATCGAAGAACTCGCTGCTCGCGGGCAGGCTGACCGGGTGCTCATCGTCGCCCCTGCACCGCTTACTACGCAGTGGCAGGAGGAACTCCGCGAGAAGTTCGGTACGAACTACGTCGTCTACGATCGCGATTACGTCGAGGCAAAGAGGGACGCCTATCCTGCCGAAAACGTGTGGTCGCATGAAGACCGAATCATCACCTCCATCGACTTCGCTAAGCAGGAAGACATGCGCTCGGCGTTGAAGAATGTCCAAGAGAACTGGGACATCGCCCTCTTCGACGAGTCCCATCACCTCACCGCTCGCCGTGAAGGGAAGCGCGGGATCGACAAGACCGACCGTTATCGGGTTGGTGAGGCAGTTTCCGAGACTTCTGATGGAATGCTGTTCCTCACAGGGACTCCGCACAACGGGAAACGGGATCAGTTCTACTTCATGATCTCGCTACTTGACCCCTATCGCTTCCGCGACGAGCGCGACGTCGACAGAGAGGGACTGCGAGACCTGATGATTCGTCGATTGAAGGATGAAATGTACGAGGCCGACGGATCGCCGATGTTTCCTGAAAAGAACATTCAGACGCTTCCAGTCGGGTTCTCAGGCGAGGAACGGAAGCTCTACGACGACATCACGGAGTACATCACCGAGCACTACAACCTCGCCAGTCGGGAAGAGAACGACGCTGCGGGGTTCGCAATGGTCCTCTACCAGAAACGCCTCGTCTCCTCGATATACGCGATTCAGCAATCTCTTCGGAACCGCATGGAATCAATCAAAGCAGGCGGTGCCGACCCAAACGATCTCTCTCCTGTTACGAAGAGCCTGCTTAATGAGTATCGAGAGGACCCCGAGATGCTTACCGAGGCTCAGCGTGAGCACGTTGAAGAAGAGCTTGGTGGTGCTGCTGCCTCTAGCGATCCGGAGAAGATCGAAGAAGAGCTCTCGATAGTCCGAGATCTCTACAACCAAGCAAAGGCTATCCAAGTAGACTCAAAGGCAGATCGCCTTCGGGAGTATGTGAATGGAATTTTAGAGGAGGATCCCGACGAGAAGATCCTCATCTTCACTGAATACACAGATACACTCGAGTACCTCAAGGGACGGGTGTTCGGGGATAGGGATATCGCGGAGGTCTACGGCGATCTCTCCCAGTCGCAGCGCCAACAGCAGTTCAAGAAGTTCGAAGGATCGGCCAACGTGATGCTGGCAACGGACGCCGCTCGGGAGGGATTGAACTTACAGTTCGCTCACATCATGGTGAACTACGACCTACCTTGGAACCCAACCCGGATCGATCAACGTATTGGACGCCTCCACCGCTATGGGCAGGAGAATACTGTCGAGATCCGAAATCTATTCTTCAAGGACACCCGGGAGAGCATCATCCTTGAGCAACTCCTCGAGAAGATCGATGAGATCGAGGATACACTTGGGATGAGCTCGGATGTCCTCGGGCTCGTCCTCGAAGACATCGATCTAGAGGAACAAATCATGTCCGCACTCGCGACCGGTCAGAGCCCCAATGCCGTCATCGACGACCTTGAGGCCATCGTCGAAGATCAAGAGGAGGCTGTCCGTCGCGTTGACGAAGAGCTCCTCATCCGGGATAAATTTGACCTGAGTAAGGAAGATCGAGAGATACTCGATATCGTCGAGGAGAGTGCTACAGATACGGTTAGTGACGAAGACATCGAATATCTCGTCAAAACCGTCTGTCAAGAATTCGGTGGTGGTTTCGAAAACATTCGCCCCGGCCCCGCCGAAGATGGTGATAATGTGTTTGACCTAGTCGTGCCTACCCAAGTTACCAATGGGGATGTTGCGAGCCGATATGACGGTGCAACCTTCGATCGCGAGAACGCACTTGTAGACGAAACTCTCGAATTTATCACACTCGGCCATCCCGTGGTCCGGGCAATGATGGCGTACTGTCTGGATACAGATGCTGTTGGTGGGCAGACGGCTGTCCTTACTGGAGGGAAGGAACTGAGGACACCAGGACTCCTCTGTCATTACCGGATTGGCTATCTCTCGGGAACGGGTGAGACGGTGACTGAGGAGCTCGTACAGGTCTACGTCACCACTGATGGTACAACCCGGACCGAGAACATCCATATCACGGGTGGGCTGCCCCCGTCAGCTATCGGTGGACGTTCCTCGATTGGCACTGTGACCGCGCAGGCTGAACAGCTCGTCTCGAAAGCAGACGACATAGCATGGGAGCTTATCGACGACCTTGCACAAGAAGCACGCGCAGACCGAGAACGAGAGAGCCGTATTCGTCGAGAGCACGCCAAGAACTACTTCGAGTATCGGATGGAAGACCTCGAGGAACGAATCGGGCAGTTCGAAAAGCGCGACCATGCAGGCGAAGATATGAGTGCGGTACTCGCAAAGCATCGCAGCGAACTTGCTGAATTACGAGAGGAGAAAAATGCAGAGATGGCCCGGCTCGATGGAGAAGAACAGGTTGTTCCCGATGAACCGGACCTTGTGAACATGGCTGTCGTCGTTAACGCCTTCAAGAACTGA
- a CDS encoding Eco57I restriction-modification methylase domain-containing protein encodes MTDSSTYRTNRDLFSNHYLNDHLRETEPWNEVSDADIEAAYQEINSLWIGKQRRVDDYNEAQLEKNFIRPIFDILDIPFEIEETVMRNARRPDYGFFPSEEAADAAFDRENFYEEAIAVADAKRWGRKLDTRGKEKRDFENPSYQIHRYLQETPTQWAVLTNGEKWRLYYGPTSHRLDSYYEIDLPELLNVVDDDGDLEAFKEFYLFFRQEAYLLDQSGDCFLDDVYDESSMFAEELGEELQENIYEAIRVLAEGFLDTNDDLNEDDLELVHDSSLIYLYRLIFVLYAESEGRNLLPTDNDIYSGSYSLNELKQTVVENRNKTQQQYQVWQTNLWDRLDELFILIDQGSQGQGIPKEDLYIPAYNGGLFRTNPDEDDTVESQFLASHEAGDAYIAEVIELLTRHEASEGEGKVFVDYSSLDERNLGSIYEGLLEYKLDVADEPLTVDDGEYVVAEEGDDIIVEEGEVYLRTDGGDRKATGSYYTPEYVVEYIVDETLGPLVDEIREDMLAESARGDERGFAKEFADRVFDLTVLDPAMGSGHFPVNAVDYLAREIINAQEQQDRQALDSEDAEVRSPTTEEGELRDINWARRKVAQRCIYGVDVNPLATELAKVSLWLRTLAAEQPLAFLDHHLKTGNSLVGSDIEEVLSDSDDDAPGDGQLTLQQSFDHTRKRAMEHVTDRFQDLLNIDNETLEDAKEMEAVYDDVRNDPLYKKLLAMANVHTSDAFGLDIPDDADERMARALHSESWENIEDQGWFKNAQSMAEDERFFHWELEFPMAFYDQDGSRKYDGGFDAVIGNPPWVSFGLRDVGKVPESFENYLRKKYPESAQYKLSIYAIFMDRAVSLCRCGGLQSFITPDSYLLGQYFEKIRKNLLYQTDIMSLTLILEDFWEGATTGRNTIYIVRKGASSEGNDMSVRVADTLEQFERGEEQGTSYEQKFFKSRPLHRFHLFFKKEQKSLVDSVESGADKVLNDHLSIHTGMRSRTSQSDIKSPQKKGPNWKKGIVSSGQVHPYDVSYEGHYLHCQGDKLFSGGWDPDVIEQGEKIFIRQTGDRITAGYDDDQLYHLNNTHSAVTRDGVDLPVMFYVCQLNSNLLFAYYTLTTLEYGRAMAQTDIETLEKLPLNIPDTNRDLSETEEKALIAKENCQGKQIPNSKVVAALETLGFQRKRLTDKREGFNLNLIDYLGNYKEGPTLPDTGIFQPTESNILDTSTDDYNKLQIERARTRRDDSTITIEATARYKPENQEEFETDTYGYTETEFFEAFTLTDISDEEATLVETFVPVAVDEEIANFTDKATKNISLVDRLKRMALPDPDDVADDLRRYIEAKERADELDEAIEKTDQLIDEIVYGLYDLTDEEIEIVEEAVADD; translated from the coding sequence ATGACGGATTCCAGTACATATCGGACGAATCGCGACTTGTTCTCGAACCACTATCTAAACGACCATCTTCGAGAAACGGAGCCTTGGAACGAGGTTTCAGACGCCGATATAGAGGCGGCCTACCAAGAGATCAACTCCCTCTGGATAGGGAAACAGAGGCGTGTCGATGACTACAACGAGGCACAGTTAGAGAAGAACTTCATCCGTCCAATCTTCGATATCCTCGATATCCCATTCGAGATTGAGGAAACAGTCATGCGAAACGCTCGGCGACCCGACTACGGGTTCTTCCCGAGCGAGGAAGCAGCCGACGCTGCGTTCGACCGCGAGAATTTCTACGAGGAGGCAATCGCCGTCGCTGACGCAAAGCGCTGGGGCCGAAAGCTCGACACACGTGGGAAGGAGAAACGCGACTTCGAGAACCCGAGCTATCAGATCCACCGCTACCTCCAAGAAACGCCGACTCAATGGGCGGTCCTCACAAACGGCGAGAAGTGGCGGCTCTACTACGGGCCGACGAGTCATCGACTGGACTCCTACTACGAGATCGATCTTCCTGAACTCCTCAACGTCGTCGACGACGATGGGGACCTTGAGGCGTTCAAGGAGTTCTACCTCTTCTTCCGCCAAGAAGCGTACCTCCTTGACCAGTCGGGTGATTGCTTCCTCGACGATGTCTACGATGAGTCCAGCATGTTCGCCGAGGAACTCGGCGAAGAGCTGCAAGAGAACATCTACGAGGCGATTCGCGTCCTTGCGGAGGGGTTCCTCGACACAAACGACGACTTGAACGAGGATGATCTCGAGCTGGTTCACGACAGTTCACTCATCTACCTCTACCGTCTGATATTCGTCCTCTACGCAGAGAGCGAGGGACGTAATCTCCTGCCTACGGACAACGATATCTATAGTGGAAGCTACAGCCTGAACGAGCTCAAACAGACCGTCGTCGAGAATCGGAACAAGACCCAGCAGCAGTACCAAGTGTGGCAGACGAACCTCTGGGATCGGCTCGATGAGCTGTTCATCCTCATTGACCAAGGGAGCCAAGGTCAGGGGATTCCCAAGGAAGACCTCTATATCCCCGCGTACAACGGGGGGCTGTTCCGCACGAACCCGGACGAGGACGATACCGTCGAATCACAGTTCCTCGCGTCCCACGAGGCCGGTGATGCCTACATCGCGGAAGTCATCGAGCTGCTCACTCGCCATGAGGCCTCCGAGGGCGAGGGGAAGGTATTCGTTGACTACTCCTCGCTCGACGAGCGGAACCTCGGGTCGATTTACGAGGGGCTGCTTGAGTACAAGCTCGACGTAGCTGATGAGCCGCTGACCGTCGACGATGGGGAGTACGTCGTCGCCGAGGAAGGTGACGACATTATCGTTGAGGAAGGGGAAGTTTACCTCCGCACGGACGGCGGCGATCGCAAGGCTACGGGGTCGTACTACACCCCCGAATATGTCGTCGAGTACATCGTCGATGAGACGCTCGGCCCGCTCGTTGACGAGATCCGCGAGGATATGCTAGCCGAGAGCGCCCGTGGTGACGAGCGCGGCTTCGCCAAGGAGTTCGCCGATCGCGTCTTCGACCTGACAGTGCTCGACCCCGCAATGGGGAGCGGGCACTTCCCCGTCAACGCAGTGGATTACCTCGCTCGGGAGATCATCAACGCCCAAGAACAGCAGGACCGGCAGGCTCTCGACTCCGAAGACGCCGAGGTTCGTTCTCCCACTACGGAGGAGGGTGAACTGCGGGACATCAACTGGGCGCGCCGGAAGGTCGCCCAGCGCTGTATCTACGGCGTCGACGTCAATCCGCTCGCGACCGAGCTGGCGAAGGTCTCACTCTGGTTGCGTACCCTTGCTGCGGAGCAGCCGCTCGCGTTCCTCGACCACCACCTCAAAACAGGCAACTCGCTCGTAGGCAGCGACATCGAGGAGGTGTTGTCTGATAGTGACGACGACGCACCGGGAGACGGACAGCTTACTCTTCAGCAGTCGTTCGACCACACGCGCAAGCGCGCAATGGAGCACGTCACCGACCGCTTCCAAGACCTGCTCAACATCGACAACGAGACGCTGGAGGATGCAAAGGAAATGGAGGCGGTCTATGACGACGTGCGCAACGATCCACTCTATAAGAAGCTCCTCGCAATGGCCAACGTCCATACATCTGATGCGTTCGGGCTTGATATCCCCGACGATGCGGATGAGCGGATGGCTCGCGCACTCCACAGCGAGTCGTGGGAGAACATCGAAGACCAAGGCTGGTTCAAGAATGCCCAATCGATGGCTGAGGACGAACGCTTCTTCCACTGGGAACTAGAGTTCCCTATGGCGTTCTACGATCAAGACGGAAGTCGGAAATACGATGGTGGGTTCGACGCGGTGATCGGGAATCCACCATGGGTTAGCTTCGGACTGAGGGACGTTGGAAAGGTGCCCGAAAGCTTTGAAAATTACCTCAGGAAAAAATATCCGGAATCGGCACAGTATAAATTGAGCATCTATGCAATATTTATGGATCGGGCCGTTTCACTATGTAGATGCGGAGGGCTGCAGAGCTTCATTACACCAGACAGCTATCTATTGGGCCAATATTTCGAGAAGATACGGAAGAATCTTCTCTACCAGACAGATATTATGAGTCTAACCCTGATTCTTGAAGATTTCTGGGAAGGTGCAACGACCGGCAGAAATACGATTTATATTGTAAGAAAGGGGGCCTCATCCGAAGGAAACGATATGTCCGTCAGAGTAGCGGATACCTTGGAACAGTTTGAGAGAGGAGAAGAACAGGGAACGAGTTACGAGCAGAAATTTTTCAAATCTAGGCCACTCCACAGATTCCATCTTTTCTTCAAGAAGGAGCAAAAATCGCTAGTAGACAGTGTAGAGAGTGGTGCTGACAAAGTTTTGAACGATCACCTCAGTATTCATACCGGAATGAGATCGAGGACTAGTCAATCAGATATCAAATCACCTCAAAAGAAGGGCCCTAACTGGAAGAAGGGAATAGTGTCTAGTGGTCAGGTTCATCCATACGATGTATCATATGAAGGACATTACCTGCATTGTCAGGGAGACAAATTGTTTTCCGGCGGCTGGGACCCGGATGTGATCGAACAAGGTGAAAAGATATTCATAAGGCAAACAGGAGATAGGATAACGGCTGGATACGATGATGACCAGCTCTACCATCTAAATAATACTCATTCAGCAGTCACTAGGGATGGTGTAGATCTTCCTGTGATGTTCTACGTATGTCAACTAAACTCCAACTTGTTGTTTGCTTACTATACTCTCACCACACTAGAGTACGGAAGAGCGATGGCACAAACAGATATCGAAACTCTAGAGAAATTACCACTAAACATCCCAGACACTAATAGAGATTTGTCTGAAACTGAAGAGAAGGCACTAATTGCCAAAGAGAATTGTCAAGGAAAACAAATCCCGAACTCGAAGGTAGTAGCTGCTCTCGAGACATTGGGGTTCCAAAGAAAAAGATTGACTGACAAAAGAGAGGGATTCAATCTTAATCTCATAGACTACCTCGGCAACTACAAAGAAGGTCCAACGCTTCCTGATACTGGCATCTTTCAGCCCACCGAATCAAACATCCTTGACACAAGCACGGATGACTACAACAAACTCCAAATTGAGCGCGCCCGCACAAGACGTGATGACTCGACCATAACCATCGAGGCGACAGCACGCTACAAGCCAGAGAATCAAGAAGAGTTCGAGACAGACACCTATGGCTACACGGAGACAGAGTTCTTCGAGGCGTTCACCCTCACGGACATAAGCGACGAGGAAGCCACACTCGTTGAGACATTCGTCCCTGTCGCTGTCGACGAGGAGATCGCGAATTTTACCGACAAAGCCACGAAGAATATCTCTTTGGTCGATCGCCTGAAGAGAATGGCCCTACCTGACCCCGACGACGTGGCTGACGATCTCCGGCGCTATATCGAGGCGAAGGAACGCGCTGACGAACTCGATGAGGCGATCGAGAAAACCGACCAGCTCATCGACGAGATCGTTTACGGCCTCTATGACCTGACAGACGAGGAGATCGAGATCGTGGAAGAAGCGGTCGCCGACGACTGA
- a CDS encoding phospholipase D-like domain-containing protein, whose amino-acid sequence MSSQDPAIDRTLAIADIADQDETLLDELEGLLLVAAGRGNRLSPAAVARDTKLSREATTDLFRQFLQCNVIQRESYETDLVESRFSIDAARTRRVLECARESIRILAAHQERVPTTTATPLVTFPDDPAFRGTTTASFGMDGLLSTLASQIKRCDNEIVLLSPFFEGGGFGRLIDVLLDALERGVELTIVTRYLSDTDSYNYHVIQSFMERVAEQGVTSRVSLVDYTIWDDSTPIEERTQDGEHPRFTLHAKVMLFDSQAAYVGSANVTDYGFNRYLELGVLLEGAKVEPFRKLCTFLLDSAGAVHVDI is encoded by the coding sequence ATGTCCAGCCAAGACCCAGCTATTGACCGGACGCTAGCAATTGCCGATATTGCGGACCAGGATGAGACACTTCTGGACGAGCTGGAGGGGCTCCTTCTCGTCGCTGCAGGCCGAGGCAACCGGCTCTCTCCCGCTGCTGTCGCGCGCGATACGAAACTGAGCCGAGAAGCTACGACTGATCTCTTCCGTCAATTTCTGCAGTGTAACGTCATCCAGAGGGAGTCCTACGAAACAGACTTAGTGGAAAGTCGCTTTTCGATCGACGCTGCACGAACCCGCCGAGTACTCGAGTGTGCTCGAGAGTCAATTCGTATACTGGCAGCACATCAAGAGCGAGTTCCAACGACGACAGCAACGCCACTGGTCACGTTCCCCGATGATCCTGCATTTCGTGGCACGACGACTGCTTCGTTCGGAATGGATGGACTGCTCTCAACGCTTGCTAGCCAAATAAAGCGCTGCGACAACGAGATCGTTCTCCTCTCTCCGTTTTTCGAAGGGGGAGGTTTTGGGCGTCTTATCGACGTCCTTCTCGATGCACTCGAACGAGGAGTTGAGCTGACGATTGTCACGCGTTATCTATCAGATACCGATTCGTACAACTACCACGTTATCCAGTCGTTTATGGAACGCGTCGCAGAACAGGGGGTCACTTCACGTGTCTCACTCGTTGACTACACTATTTGGGATGACAGCACCCCGATAGAAGAGCGAACACAGGATGGGGAACACCCACGATTTACCCTTCACGCGAAAGTCATGCTGTTTGACTCTCAAGCAGCGTATGTCGGGAGCGCTAACGTCACCGATTACGGATTCAATCGGTACCTCGAGCTCGGCGTGCTTCTCGAAGGTGCAAAGGTCGAACCCTTCCGAAAGCTCTGTACTTTCCTTCTTGACTCTGCAGGTGCAGTTCATGTCGATATCTGA